A single window of Debaryomyces hansenii CBS767 chromosome F complete sequence DNA harbors:
- a CDS encoding DEHA2F27258p (similar to uniprot|Q895R3 Clostridium tetani CTC01208 Conserved protein) gives MKLAEALRIRKDYLSRLKQLESRINDNCSVQEGDKPAENPNELVDEYIKLSADLSNLVCNINLSNTQIKFLFGNHEEPKSMTQALAERDQYIRNIEVIRNTARRGVIKRDMYSRSEIKFVSTVKVKDYQHMVDKLAQQLRILDTKIQEQNWLSDLVTEIV, from the coding sequence ATGAAACTTGCCGAGGCATTACGAATAAGGAAAGATTACCTATCTAGGTTGAAGCAGTTGGAATCTCGTATTAATGACAATTGCTCAGTTCAGGAGGGCGATAAACCAGCCGAAAATCCCAATGAGTTGGTTGATGAATATATCAAGTTATCGGCTGATTTATCCAATTTAGTATGTAATATTAATTTGTCAAATAcacaaattaaatttttatttgggAATCATGAAGAGCCAAAATCTATGACTCAAGCTTTGGCGGAAAGGGATCAATATataagaaatattgaagtaATTAGAAACACTGCAAGACGAGGGGTTATCAAGAGGGATATGTACTCAAGGagtgaaattaaatttgtatCCACTGTTAAAGTAAAAGATTATCAACACATGGTTGATAAGCTAGCTCAGCAGTTGAGGATTTTGGATACTAAGATACAAGAGCAGAACTGGTTATCTGATTTAGTAACTGAAATAGTTTGA